The proteins below are encoded in one region of Paenibacillus albus:
- a CDS encoding aspartate carbamoyltransferase catalytic subunit, with the protein MTTTSTLIKQRSLLGLKELSKEEITSILDRAAYWEASSNKLNPVLHEKFVANMFFENSTRTRFSFEVAEKRLGAQVLNFSAAVSSVQKGESIYDTVRTLESMGIDAGIIRLKPNGVLAELSEKIKVPLINAGDGNNEHPTQGLLDLYTMRKQFGELKGLTVTIIGDVLHSRVARSNLYALQKFGANVQFCSPDNLRAPELNAPYVTMEEALRSDVVMMLRVQLERHEGGMMGPAEAYREQFGLTEERAATIVPHAIIMHPAPINRGVEIDDAVIESPQSRIFPQMENGVPIRMAVIERALA; encoded by the coding sequence ATGACAACAACTTCAACATTGATTAAACAACGAAGCTTGCTCGGACTGAAGGAACTTAGCAAAGAAGAAATAACATCAATTCTTGATCGGGCGGCATATTGGGAAGCCAGCTCGAACAAGCTAAATCCGGTGCTGCATGAAAAATTTGTAGCGAATATGTTTTTTGAGAATAGTACAAGAACGAGGTTCTCCTTCGAAGTGGCAGAGAAACGGCTTGGCGCGCAAGTGTTGAACTTCTCGGCAGCCGTGTCCAGCGTTCAGAAGGGTGAATCCATCTATGATACGGTCCGCACGCTGGAGTCGATGGGCATCGACGCAGGCATCATCCGGCTAAAGCCGAACGGTGTGCTGGCAGAGCTTAGCGAGAAGATCAAAGTGCCGCTTATCAACGCAGGTGACGGCAACAATGAGCATCCGACGCAAGGACTGCTCGATCTGTATACGATGCGCAAGCAGTTTGGTGAGCTGAAGGGACTGACGGTCACGATTATCGGCGATGTGCTTCATAGCCGAGTGGCTCGCTCGAATCTGTATGCTCTGCAGAAGTTTGGCGCGAACGTGCAGTTCTGCTCGCCCGACAATCTGCGAGCACCGGAGTTGAACGCCCCTTATGTCACGATGGAAGAAGCGCTTCGCTCGGACGTCGTCATGATGCTGCGCGTGCAGCTTGAACGCCATGAAGGCGGCATGATGGGACCGGCAGAAGCGTATCGCGAGCAGTTCGGTTTAACGGAGGAACGTGCAGCGACAATCGTGCCGCATGCGATCATCATGCACCCGGCACCGATTAACCGCGGCGTCGAGATCGACGATGCGGTCATCGAAAGTCCGCAATCGCGCATTTTCCCGCAGATGGAGAACGGTGTGCCGATCCGGATGGCGGTAATTGAAAGGGCGCTTGCCTAA
- a CDS encoding RluA family pseudouridine synthase, which yields MTDKNEMDKMSLLDNKESNLLGEEPLAFAVEETDAGERLDKYVTESIEEGTVSRTQVQEWIKSGAVLVNGRAVKANYKLAVADQVTVIIPEPEEAVIEAQQIPLDIVYEDSDVIVINKPRGMVVHPAVGHYSGTVVNALMYHCTDLSGINGVMRPGIVHRIDKDTSGLLMAAKNDLAHASLAAQLKEHSVTRKYLALVHGNMPHEHGTVDAPIGRDPKDRKMYTVIHKGSKHAVTHFQVVERFGDYTLLELKLETGRTHQIRVHMKYIEHPLAGDPLYGRNKTIGLKGQALHAAVLGFVHPRTGEYMEFEAPIPPDMEHELMILRQR from the coding sequence ATGACAGACAAGAACGAAATGGACAAGATGAGCTTACTGGACAACAAGGAGAGCAATTTATTGGGTGAGGAGCCGCTGGCTTTCGCGGTAGAAGAAACCGATGCCGGCGAGCGCCTTGATAAATATGTGACGGAGAGCATCGAAGAAGGAACTGTATCCCGCACGCAAGTGCAGGAATGGATCAAGAGCGGAGCTGTTCTCGTGAACGGACGAGCCGTCAAAGCGAACTATAAACTAGCCGTGGCCGATCAGGTCACGGTTATTATTCCTGAACCGGAAGAAGCGGTCATCGAAGCACAGCAGATCCCGCTCGATATCGTCTATGAAGACAGTGACGTTATCGTCATTAACAAGCCGCGCGGTATGGTTGTTCATCCTGCTGTGGGTCACTATTCCGGTACGGTCGTGAATGCGCTGATGTACCATTGCACAGACCTCTCCGGGATTAACGGAGTGATGCGCCCTGGTATCGTGCACCGGATCGACAAAGACACTTCGGGCTTGTTAATGGCAGCCAAGAATGATCTTGCGCATGCATCACTCGCGGCGCAGCTCAAGGAGCATAGCGTTACCCGCAAGTATCTGGCACTTGTTCACGGCAATATGCCGCATGAGCATGGAACGGTCGATGCTCCGATCGGAAGAGATCCAAAGGATCGGAAAATGTACACGGTCATCCACAAAGGCAGCAAGCACGCGGTCACTCATTTTCAAGTGGTTGAACGATTCGGCGATTACACGCTGCTCGAGCTGAAGCTCGAAACCGGACGTACACATCAGATTCGCGTACACATGAAATACATCGAGCATCCGCTTGCCGGCGATCCCCTCTATGGACGGAATAAGACGATCGGTCTCAAGGGGCAAGCGCTTCATGCGGCGGTACTCGGATTCGTGCATCCGCGCACGGGGGAATATATGGAATTCGAAGCGCCGATTCCGCCGGATATGGAGCATGAGTTGATGATTCTGCGTCAGCGCTAA
- the pyrR gene encoding bifunctional pyr operon transcriptional regulator/uracil phosphoribosyltransferase PyrR: MDEQHRIIMDEAAIRRALTRIAHEIVEKNKGIENCVLVGIRTRGIYLAKRVAEQICEIEGAPVEVQELDITSYRDDREAGISKASIRNSASVNAKDKRVILFDDVLYTGRTIRAAMDALMDCGRPQLIQLAVLVDRGNRELPIRPDYVGKNVPTSKLEQIVVSLQEVDENEQVTIIH, encoded by the coding sequence ATGGATGAACAGCATCGCATCATTATGGACGAAGCGGCTATACGGCGCGCTTTAACTCGGATTGCCCATGAAATTGTCGAGAAGAACAAAGGCATTGAGAACTGCGTCCTTGTGGGTATTCGGACAAGAGGCATTTACTTGGCGAAGCGAGTGGCCGAACAGATTTGCGAGATCGAAGGCGCTCCGGTTGAAGTGCAGGAGCTTGACATCACTTCATACCGAGACGATCGGGAAGCCGGGATCTCGAAAGCATCCATTCGCAATTCAGCTTCTGTGAACGCGAAGGACAAACGGGTTATCCTGTTCGACGATGTGCTCTATACCGGGCGTACGATTCGCGCTGCGATGGACGCACTGATGGATTGCGGCAGACCACAGCTGATTCAATTAGCGGTGCTCGTAGACCGAGGTAACCGCGAGCTGCCAATTAGACCTGACTATGTCGGTAAGAACGTACCGACCTCGAAGCTTGAACAAATCGTAGTGTCTCTTCAGGAAGTGGACGAGAACGAACAAGTGACAATCATCCATTAG
- a CDS encoding LL-diaminopimelate aminotransferase, protein MTQINQNYTQLQGSYLFSEIAKRRTKFIQDNPNAQIISLGIGDVTRGLPDAITKAMHAAVDELSNPGTFRGYGPEQGYDFLINDIINNDYKARGIDIGTNEVFVSDGSKCDVGNIQEIFSDNAVVAVQDPVYPVYVDTNVMAGRSGKFNKETNQYENIVYLKCDASNNFTPSLPDRKVDLIYLCYPNNPTGMTLSKEELKRWVDFAKANDCIILYDSAYEAFIQEADVPRSIYEIEGAKEVAIEFRSFSKTAGFTGVRCAYTVVPRELKAKDADGNVLLVNDLWNRRHTTKFNGVSYVTQRGASAIYSPEGKAQIASIIDYYMTNASIIREGLSSLGLEVFGGVNAPYIWLKTPNGLDSWAFFDKLLSEANIVGTPGVGFGQAGQGYFRLTAFGSLENTEKAVERITKLSL, encoded by the coding sequence ATGACACAAATTAATCAAAACTATACACAGCTGCAAGGCAGCTACTTGTTCTCCGAAATCGCGAAGCGCCGTACGAAGTTTATCCAGGATAACCCGAACGCTCAGATCATCAGCCTCGGTATTGGCGACGTAACTCGCGGCTTGCCAGACGCGATCACGAAAGCGATGCACGCAGCGGTAGACGAGCTTTCGAATCCCGGCACATTCCGCGGCTATGGCCCGGAGCAAGGCTATGACTTCCTGATCAACGATATTATCAATAACGATTACAAAGCGCGCGGCATCGACATCGGCACGAATGAAGTATTCGTGAGCGACGGCTCCAAGTGCGACGTTGGTAATATTCAAGAGATCTTCAGCGACAACGCGGTCGTAGCCGTACAAGATCCGGTTTACCCGGTTTATGTGGATACGAACGTTATGGCTGGCCGTTCCGGCAAGTTCAATAAAGAAACGAACCAATACGAGAACATCGTTTACTTGAAGTGCGATGCTTCCAATAACTTCACGCCAAGCCTGCCTGACCGCAAAGTTGACCTCATTTACCTTTGCTACCCGAACAATCCGACGGGCATGACGCTGTCGAAGGAAGAACTGAAGCGCTGGGTTGATTTTGCAAAAGCGAATGACTGCATCATTCTGTACGATTCCGCGTACGAAGCATTCATTCAAGAAGCAGACGTTCCGCGCAGCATCTACGAGATCGAAGGCGCGAAGGAAGTTGCCATCGAATTCCGCAGCTTCTCGAAGACAGCCGGCTTCACAGGCGTTCGCTGCGCATACACAGTGGTGCCTCGCGAGCTGAAAGCGAAGGATGCAGACGGTAACGTATTGCTCGTTAACGATCTGTGGAATCGCCGCCACACAACGAAGTTCAACGGTGTATCTTATGTAACGCAGCGCGGCGCATCGGCGATCTACTCGCCGGAAGGTAAAGCGCAAATCGCTTCCATCATCGATTACTACATGACGAATGCTAGCATTATCCGTGAAGGTCTATCTTCGCTCGGTCTTGAAGTATTCGGCGGCGTGAACGCGCCTTACATTTGGTTGAAGACGCCAAACGGTCTTGATTCATGGGCATTCTTCGACAAGCTTCTGTCGGAAGCGAACATTGTTGGAACGCCGGGCGTCGGCTTCGGTCAAGCAGGTCAAGGCTACTTCCGCTTAACGGCGTTCGGAAGCCTCGAGAATACGGAAAAAGCGGTTGAACGGATCACGAAATTGTCGCTGTAA